In the Helianthus annuus cultivar XRQ/B chromosome 11, HanXRQr2.0-SUNRISE, whole genome shotgun sequence genome, one interval contains:
- the LOC110889516 gene encoding replication factor C subunit 2, which translates to MAPLLQSSQPWVEKYRPRRVNEVAHQDEVVRVLTNTLETTNCPHMLFYGPPGTGKTTTALAIAHQLYGPELYKSRVLELNASDDRGINVVRTKIKNFAAVAVGSAHQGGYPCPPFKIIILDEADSMTEDAQNALRRTMETYSKVTRFFFICNYISRIIEPLASRCAKFRFKPLSEDIMSTRILHICTEEGLNLDSEALSTLSSISQGDLRRAITFLQGAARLFGSSISSKDLISVSGVIPHEVVQALLAACKSGSFDNANKEVNNVIAEGYPVSQMLSQLFDMVVESEDTSDEQKARICKKFGETDKCLVDGADEYLQLLAACSSMIKAYSNMPEVYSNDM; encoded by the exons ATGGCGCCATTGCTGCAGAGCTCTCAACCTTGGGTCGAGAAATA CCGACCGAGGCGAGTGAATGAAGTTGCGCATCAAGATGAGGTTGTTCGAGTCCTTACCAACACGCTCGAGACCACTAAT TGTCCGCACATGCTGTTTTATGGTCCACCTGGAACCGGAAAAACTACCACTGCACTTGCCATTGCTCATCAGCTTTACGG TCCTGAACTCTACAAGTCAAGGGTTCTTGAGCTCAACGCTAGTGATGATCGTGGAATCAATGTAGTTCGAACTAAGATAAAGAATTTTGCTGCAGTTGCCGTTGGTTCTGCTCATCAAGG GGGTTATCCTTGCCCGCCTTTTAAAATTATAATCCTCGATGAGGCAGATTCAATGACTGAAGATGCACAG AATGCTTTACGTCGTACTATGGAAACCTACTCAAAAGTAACACGATTCTTCTTTATATGCAATTACATCAGCAG GATTATAGAACCTCTTGCTTCTAGATGTGCAAAATTCAGGTTCAAGCCACTCTCAGAAGATATCATGAGCACTCGTATACTGCATATTTGTACAGAAGAGGGCCTTAACTTGGACTCAGAG GCTCTCTCAACCTTAAGTTCCATATCTCAAGGAGATCTTCGTCGCGCTATAACTTTCCTGCAG GGAGCTGCTCGCCTGTTTGGATCTTCAATTTCTTCCAAGGATTTGATTAGCGTTTCTGGG GTCATCCCGCATGAAGTTGTTCAAGCTCTTCTTGCAGCTTGTAAAAGCGGATCATTTGATAATGCAAACAAAGAAGTCAATAATGTTATTGCAGAGGGGTATCCCGTCAGTCAGATGCTTTCTCAG TTGTTTGACATGGTGGTTGAATCTGAAGATACTTCTGATGAACAAAAAGCAAGAATATGCAAAAAATTTGGTGAAACAGATAAG